In the Natrinema sp. CBA1119 genome, TCACGCGTACAGTTCAATATCGGTTTTCAGGGTCGGAGGGCCCACCAGAGGGCGACGGCGTAGCCGAACGGGACCCAGGCGAATCCGAGCGCCAGCAAGCCGAGAAGGGAGAGCGGATCGACCAGCGAAAACCCCACCATCCCGGCCGGAAAGAGGACGCTCCAGACGCCGAACGTTATCATCGCGACTCGAGGCGTCGTGAGCAGGTAGCCGATCAACAGGAGCGTGCACGCGGCGACGGTCACGTTCACCGGCAGTGAAAACAACGGCGTCAGACTCGCAACGACGAGCATCGGGTAGAGGAACGCAATTGATCCCACCGTAACCGCCGTCGTTCCATCGATCGGTTGCCCCTCCCACTCGAGATCGACCGCGCCGTCCCAGTCGTGGACGGCGTAGCGGAACCCGCTCCCACCGTCGCCGTCGGCGTCCGCCGCGTCCCCGGGACCCGCCGTCGATCCCGAATTCGGACTCCCGTTCGGATGCGATCGGTCGCCGTCGAAGGGCCAGTCGCCCGTCGCTCGTCGCTTTTTCCGTCGGCGTTGCCGATTGCTCCGCTGACGCGCGTGATGGGTCCCCGCTCGAGCGCCGCCGTCGCCGTCGGTCCCGCTTCGGGTCCGCCGGTTCGTTCTGGCCCCGCTCGAGCGACCCGATTTCCGTCGGCCAGCCGCAGTCGCGCCGCCGTTGTCGGTCGCGGAACCGACCGTGTCCGTGCCGCTCGAGTCGGCTGCCCCGTTCGCATGATCGCCGCCGCTCGGGGGTTCCCCACCGGCGGGCCCCCGCGCGAGACCGACGTAGGCGTCGTGGCCGAGCCGATCGTAGCGTGCGCGCTCCGCGCCGTCCGTGAGCACCGACTTCGCTGTCGTGACCCGCTGGAACCGCTCGGCCGCATCGGGGTCGTCGGAGTGATCCGGATGCGTCTCGAGGACGCGCTCTCGGTAGGCCGACTCGATCTCGTCTCGAGTGGCATCGGACCCGACCTCGAGCACCTCGTAGTACGACTCGCCCATCGCGTGAGCGCTTCGGCGGCCGGGTGAACTACCCCACCCTACTCAGCCGCTGGTGCGGCTTCGTTGAGGGTGGGGCTTCCTGTTTCGATGACGCGCTTTGCAGACACCGAATGGGTGTCCGGAGGGAGCGCAGTCTCCACAGGCGTGTCTTCGGGCCACCCAGCCCTAGTTCAGAAAAGCCGCGCTTGAGGACGTTCATCGCCGCGTTCGCGTCCCGATCACACTCGAGCCCACACGACGGACAAGAGTGTTCTCGAACCCAGATGGGTTTCGCCGTCTCCACATTACACTTCGCGCACTCCTTCGTCGTTCCTGGTGCTTCCACCTGAACGACGTGACAGCCGTACAAGTCTGCCTTGTATTCGAGGAGCGTGATGAACTGACGCCACGCCGCGTCCTGCTTGTTCCGAGCGTTCTGTGACTGCTCCAACATCCCCTTCACGTCCAAGTCCTCGACGAACACAGCATCGTACTCGCGGACGAGCCACGTCGTGATTTTGTGCTGGTAGTCCAGCACCTTTCGACGGATGTGCCGCTTGACCGTCGCCACTTCTCGGCGTTGCTTCTCGTAGTTGTTCGACCCCTTCTCCTTCCGCGACAACTTCCGTTGCTCGTGGCGGAGGCGGTCGTACTCGTCTTCGAGGTCGATCCAGTCCACGATCTTGCCGTCGCTAGTGTGAATGTAGTTCTGGATGCCGAGGTCAACGCCGACGCTGTTGCTCGCATCGAGCGAATCAACCGGGGGTTTCTCGGGAAGGTCGGCCTCGTCGGTTTCGAGGCCGAAGGAGACGAACCAGTCGCTAGTTGACTCTTTCTTGACCGTGACTTCTTTGATGTCGGCTTCGTCGGGGATTTCGCGGTGGTAGCGGATCGGGATGTCGCCGATTTTAGAGAGCCAGAGCGTCGCGCGTCGGCCACTCGTGTTTTTGAGTTCGAAGCCAGACTGCGAGTACGTCATACTCTGGAACTCCTGTGGTGACTTCCACTTGAGCTTCCCGACCTTGCGCCCGTTTTGTTTCTGCTCGGAGAGTCCGTTGAGGTTCTGGTAGAACCGAGTGACGGTTCGTTGCAGTGCTTTGGAGTTAACCTCCGCGAAGACGGGGAATTCGTCTTTCCAGTCGGTGAGTCGGTAGTGGTGTTTGTACGCGGAACCGATGTCATCAACGTCCACGTTCTCGTATTCGTAGAGAGTGTAGTTGTACGCTTGGCGATGAATGTCGATGTGAGAGTCCAGTCCAGCCGCTACCTTTTGTGTCGGGTATGCGGGATAGCGGTGACTGTACTCCATCGCTATCCCCTGATTAGAGATGTGTTCACTTAATGGCTTGTACTGTCGTGCGGCGATTCATCCCCTCCCTACTCGCTCGCAATACTCGCTCCTTGAGGAAGGGGCATTCTCGCCTCAATTCTGGTAAAAAACCACTCGGGCTAGATGACTGTCACTCGCGAACGGTGATCGCGCCGTGACCGCAGCACTCGCTGGCGCGGACATTCGGTCCGCATCCACCAGATAAACTGTATGATGCTATATCAAATCGGTCGAATCGCGACGAGAACCTATTTCACGTCCCGCACACCACACTCGAGCAAATGGTTTCGGAACTCTTCGACCCCGAGCAGTGGGAGTCGGTCGCGGACCTGAACGACGAGTTCGAGGACATCACGTACCACCGAGCGATCGACTCCGGAACGGTTCGGATCGCGTTCGACCGACCCGACGTCCGCAACGCCTTTCGACCGGGGACTGTCGACGAGCTCTACGACGCCTTAGATCACGCCAAGCGCCAGACGGACGTGGGCTGTATCCTCCTGACCGGCAACGGTCCGTCCTCGAAGGACGGCGGCTGGGCGTTCTGTTCCGGCGGCGACCAGACGATCCGCGGGGAGGACGGCTATCAGTACGAAGGGGACGAGGAACGGGCATCCGAGCAGGGGCGGCTACACATCCTCGAGGTCCAGCGTCTTATCCGCCACATTCCGAAGGTCGTCGTCTGCGTCGTCCCGGGGTGGGCCGTCGGCGGCGGCCACTCGCTGCACGTCGTCTGCGATCTCACGCTCGCGAGCGAGGAACACGCGAAGTTCCTCCAGACCGACCCCGACGTGGCGAGCTACGACGCCGGGTTCGGCTCGGCGTACCTCGCCAAACAGATCGGCCAGAAGAAGGCCCGCGAGGTGTTCTTCCTCGGGAAGACCTACGATGCCGAGGAAGCCGCGGAGATGGGCATGGTCAACGAAGCGGTGCCACACGAGGAACTCGAGGCGACCGCACTCGAGTGGGGCGAGCGCATCAATTCCAAGAGCCCGACGGCGATGCGGATGCTCAAGTACGCCTTTAACATGACCGACGACGGAATGGTCGGCCAGCAGGTCTTCGCGGGCGAGGCCACGCGGCTGGGCTACATGACCGACGAGGCGGCGGAGGGACGGGACGCCTTCGTCGAGGGTCGTGACCCCGATTTCGACGACTACCCGTGGCACTACTGAGCGGCCGGGCGCTTGTCTGCCCGCTCCTCGAGTAATTCAACCGGCTATGAATCGACGAACGTACCTCCGGCGGGCGGCCGTCCTCCCGGCTGCGCTCACCGTTGCTGGCTGTACAGCGCCGGGTATCGGAACGGACGAGGGTAACGAGAGCAGCGACGACCGCGAAACCGAAGCCGAACGCGACGGCGACGACGCCGCGGGAGCCGCGCCGATTCCGATGATCGAGGACCCGCCGGACGCGGTCTATCTCCCCGGCCACCGGAAATCGATGCGGGTCCTCGAGCCGGTGCGAGCCGGCGACTACGCACTGTCACCGTTGCTCACGTATCCCCATCCGTTCTGGCTCGTCAGTGGCACTGATCGCCAGCTCGTCGAACCCGACGGCAGCCGCGGGGTCCACCTGATGATCGTCGTCTGGGACTCGGCGACGGAGCGCGTGCTTCCCGTCGACGGCACGCCCCTCGTGACGATCGACGGCGAGGACGACTGGCGGCGACGATCGTCGCTGTGGCCGATGCTCTCCCAGGAGATGGGGCTCCACGTCGGGGACACCGTCTCCCTCCCGAGCGATGGCACCTACGCCGTCAGGGTCGAACTGCCGCCCGTCTCGATGCGGCGAACCGGTGCGTTCGCGGGACGCTTCGGCGAGACCGAGACGGCGACGTTCGAATTTACCTATGACGACGCATTCCGCCAGGAGGTCGTCGACGGCATCGACCTCCTCGAGCGAGAGCGCTGGGGTGACCAGGGCGCGCTCGAACCCATGACCGACGATAGCGACGGAGAAACGGAGGGAATGCACTCCGAAATTCCGTACTCCGCGCTGCCGCCCGCCGACGACTACCCCGGAACCCAGTTGCTCGAGACGGACGCGGACCCCGGGACGGACTCGGGCGACGAGGGACCGATGAGCGGCGATGCGGCGTTCGTCGCCACGCTGCTCGAGTCCGGTTCGCGGCTGGCCGACGGCGACGACCGATACCTGCTCGTCTCGCCGCGGACGCCGTACAACCGCGTGCCGCTCGCGAACATGTCGCTGCGCGCTGGGGTCGAACGGGACGGAGAACCAGCCGTCGAGGAGCCGCTCGAGTTCACGCAAACGCTCGATAGCGAGTTCGGGTTCCACTACGGAGTGTCCCTCGCGGACGCGCGACCGGGCGATTCGGTACCGATCACGGTCGAATCACCGCCGCAAACGGCGCGACACCAGGGATACGAGACCGCGTTCGTCGAGATGGAGCCACTCGAGCTGGTGGTTCCCGAGCCGTAATTTCACTGTCGATAGGGCATCGGTCGGCTCGCAATGCCAACGTTGACACTCTCTCGAGTGGGACACTCGATTAATGAGTTCGGCCGAGGTCGAGATATCACGGACGAAGGCGTGGCTGATGGCGGCCCGCCCCCAGACCTTGCCCGCGGCTGCGGCCCCGATCATCGTGGGGACGGGGCTGGCAGCCGACGAGGGGGTGTTCGCGCTGGTGCCGGCAGTGATGGCGTTCGTCGGATCGGCGTTGATACAGATTGGAACGAATTTCGCCAACGACTACTACGACGCGGTCAAGGGTGCCGACACAGAGGATCGCGAGGGCTTCACCCGCGTAACCCAGTCGGGGCTCATCTCGCCCGAGCAGGTAAAGCTCGCGACCGTCGTGACGTTCGGGCTGGCGATCCTCACCGGGACCTACCTCGTCTACGTCGGCGGGCTTCCGATCCTCGTGATCGGGCTCGCGAGCGTCTTCTGTGGCTGGGCCTACACCGGCGGCCCCTACCCGCTGGGCTATCACGGACTGGGCGACCTCTTCGTGTTCGTCTTCTTCGGCCTCGTCGCCGTGACCGGGACCTACTACGTCCAGGCCGCGGCCGTCCTCGCGGAGCCGCTGGCGACGACGATCCCCGACGGAACGATACCGCTCGAAGCCGTCGTGGCGAGCCTGCCCGTCGCCGGGATTTCGACCGCCATCCTCGTCGTGAACAACGTCCGCGATCTGGAGACAGACGCCGAGACCGGCAAACGGACGCTCGCAGTCCGGCTCGGCTACCGGTGGAGCCGCCTCGAGTACGTCGCCATGCTCGCGCTCGCCTACGTCGTCCCGGTCTGGTTCTGGCTCGCAGCCGGCTTCGGCCCCGGCGTGTTGCTCCCGCTCGTCACGCTGCCCTACGCCGCGATGGTCGCCCGAACCGTCTGTACGCGAACCGACGGCGAGGCGCTCAATCCGGCACTCGAGGGGACCGGCAAACTGCTCGCGATGTACGCGATCTGTTTCGCGGGGGGCTGGTGGTCCTATGAGTCAGATCGGCGATCTTTCCCTCGAGTACCGATCGTTCTCGCTCCCCCTCGCCGAGCCGTTGAAGACGGCCGACGGGACGATCGACTCGCGGGACGGATTTCTCGTCCGGTTGGTCGACGAGAGCAGCGATACCGATGCGAACGGAACCGGCGGTGGAGTCCCGCCCGAACCCGCCGTCGGCTACGGCGAAGCCACGCCGCTTCAGGGGTGGACCGAGTCCCTCGAGGACTGCGAACGGGCGCTCGAGCGCGCTTGGGACGCGCTTCGGACGGGCGGGCCGAGCGAGGCGCTCGAGACTGTCGACCGGCAGGTCGCGGCAAGACACGCGCTCTCGCTCGCGCTCGCGGACCTGCAGGCGACGCGCGAGTCGACGCCGCTGTACCGCTATCTCGGCCAAGGTCCGATGGTGGGTCGGGTTCCCGTCAACGCGACGATCGGCGACGGCTCCCCCGCGGAAACGGTGTCCGAAGCACGTCGGGCGGTCGATCGCGGCTTCGATTGCTGCAAGCTGAAGGTGGGGATCCGAAGCGTCGAGGACGATATCGAGCGCGTTCGTCGCGTTCGCGACGCCGTCGGCCCGAATGTCGAACTGCGGGCCGATGCCAACGAGGCGTGGACCTACGAGGAAGCCGAATCGGCGCTCGACGCATTCGCTGATCTGGGGGTTTCGATCCTCGAGCAGCCGCTGCCCGCCGGCGCGCTCGAGGGACACGCCGACCTTCGGGCGATGAGTCGCGGCGTCTCGATCGCACTCGACGAGGGACTGCTCGAGCACGGCGTCGACTCGATTTGTGAGGCCGACGCGGCGGACGTCGTCGTCCTGAAGCCGATGGCACTCGGCGGAATCGACGTCGCCCGGAAGGTCGCGGCCTGGCTGACCGAACTCGATATCACGCCGCTGGTAACGACGACGATCGACGGGGTCGTCGCGCGGACGGGCGCGGTCCACCTCGCGGCGGCGATCCCCGACGTGCCGGCCTGCGGGCTCGCGACCGGCGAACTGCTCGCGGCGGATCTCGGACGGGATCCCGTGTTGCTCGAGAAGGGGTCGGCGGTCGTCCCGCAGGCGAAGGGACTCGGCGTCTCGGACGTCTGGAGTGAGCGATGACTCCGGCCCCAGTCGACTGGCCGACGCGCGATCCGATCGCCCACCGCGCGGCCGCGACGCCACAGCGGACGGCGCTGCTCGATATCGAGACCGACGCGGCGTGGAGTTTTCGCGAGTTCGATCGTCGCGTCGACCGCGCCGCGTCAGCCCTCGAGTCAACCGTCCTCGAGCGAAGCGACGCGGAGCGAGGCGACTCTCAGAGAATCGGCGTCCTCATGGACACCCGCCCCGAGTTCGCGACCCTCTTTTTCGCCGCGATGCGGACCGGAACGACCGTCGTCCCGCTCAACGTTCGCGAGACGACCGGCGAACTCATTGGGAAAGCCGAGCGGACCGATATCACCGCCGTCGTCTGCGAGCGGGCCACCGAAGCCGCGGCGCTCGAGATCGCGGCCGAAACCGAGTCGGTCGACGTTCGCTCTGTCGACGAACCGACCGACGACCGGACGGGATCGCTGCTCTCGTCCGAGCTGAGCGACGCGGCTGAGACCGACCGCGAGCTCGACGGCCGATCGGTCGAGCCGGTCCCGCTCGAGCGCGACGACACACAACTACTCATGTTCACCTCCGGGACGTCCGGGGAGCCGAAGGGCGTCCAGCTCACGGTCGGCAATCTGGTCGCGAGCGCCACGGCCTCCGCGTTCCGACTCGGTGTGCTGCCGAGCGATCGGTGGCTGTGCTGCCTCCCGATGTACCACATGGGCGGGCTGGCACCGGTCCTCCGGTCGGCGCTGTACGGCACGCCAGTCGTGATCCAGCGAGAGTTCGGCGGGGAATCGACCGCGCGCGTGCTCGAGGAGTACGATATCACGGGCGTCTCGCTTGTCCCGACGATGTGCAAGCGCCTACTCGAGGCCGGCTGGGAACCGGCCGACGCCCTGCGATTCGTCCTGCTCGGCGGCGCACCGGCCTCGAGCGAGTTGCTCGAGCGCTGCCGGACGGCTGACGTTCCGGTGCATCCGACCTACGGGATGACCGAAACGGCCTCCCAGATCGCGACGGCGACGCCCGCCGAAATCGACGCGCACGACGGAACCGTTGGACAGCCGCTGTTGTTCACCGATGTCTCCGTCGTCGACGAGACCGGCACAACGGTCGGGCCCGACGAAGAGGGAGAACTCGTCGTGTCGGGACCGACGGTGACGCCGGGCTATCTCGACGAGGCGAACACCGCGTCCGCGTTCGGCGAGCGCGGATTACACACTGGCGATGTCGGCTATCGCGACGCGGACGGCCGACTGTGGATCCTCAATCGCCGTAGCGACCGGATCGTCACCGGCGGCGAGAACGTCGATCCCGGGGCGGTCGTCGCGGTGCTTCGATCGCATCCCCGCGTCGCCGACGCCGCAGTCGTCGGGCTCACCGACGAAGAGTGGGGCGAACGGGTCGCGGCGCTCGTCGTTCCCAACCCCGAGATCGATTCGGACGGGCGGCTCGAGCGGTCGCTGCTCGCTCACTGTGACGATCGCCTCGCCGGGTTCAAGCGACCGAAGACGATCGGGTTCGCCGACGAACTTCCCCGGACAGCGTCGGGAACCGTCGACCGCGACGCGGTTCGGGATCGGCTGCTCGAGGACGGCAACGACCCGGCCGAGTCGTCGTGATTCGGCGGTGGCCGTCGTCGGGCGATGCCCGACCGCTCGAGTGACGAAGTCGCGCTTCGTTTCCGTCGAGGAGACCGGTATCGAGACGGCACGATCGAGTGTGGTAACGGTTCTGGAGACGATCTCGAGACAAAGGGTATATCAGTATTTAGCCGCGGGATTCGGGACACATCTGATGGTAGCTCACAAAATTGTGAGTAGCGACATCACGCGGCCGAAGATCACGCGGTCGAACAACTGTGGTGTTGACAGCACTCTCAGTGTTGACGGCGCTCTCAGGGGGGTCGACCGATGAACACGGGGAAACTTCTCGGCCTCGAGGACGCGTCGCGGGCGGAGCGGGCCCTCTTTTTCGTGACGATGGGCGTGATGCTCTCGCTCGGCGGGTTCGGCTTTCTCCGGCCGTCGCTGCTGAGCAGCGTTCTCACCGGTGCGAAGGGATGGATACTCACCTACTTCGGCTGGTGGTTCATCCTCCTCGGGTTCGTTCTACTCATTGCTGTCTTCGCCTTCACAGTCTCGCGATACGGTCGGCTCCGTATCGGCGGCCCCGACGCCGAACCGGAGTTCGGCCTCTTTTCGTGGCTATCGATGGTGTTCACCGTCGGGTTCGGTGCCTCGGTTCTCATCTGGGGCGTCGCGGAACCGGTGTCGATCGTCCAGCATCCGCCGCCGGATCCCGCCCCCGTCCAGGGCGCGTCGGTCGAGTCGATGGCGCTGGCCTTCATGTTCATTCACGAGGTGTTCCCGGGGCTGGCGATGTGGTATCTCCCCGTCGCGATCGCCTTCGGGATCGTGGTCTACACGGACGGCGTCGGCGAGTACAAGATCAGTTCGATGCTCACCGGTGTCGTCGACAAAGATCGCATCCCCGGGCTCTACTGGCTGGTCGATCTGGCGGCGCTCATCGCCACGATCGGCGGCATCTCGACGACGCTCGGCTTCAGCGCACAGACGATGTCGGCGATCCTCAGCCGCGTGTTCGGACTCGACGCGACGGTCCTGACCTACGCGGTGTTCGCGCTGATCGGCGCCGTCTTCCTCGCTGACGTCTGGCTCGGCCTCCGAAAAGGGATCCGCAACGCGGCTCGAGCGACGGTGGTGCTCATCGGCGTCGCGATGGCCGTGCTCGTGGTGGTCGGACCGACGCTCTACATGCTCGAACTGAGCCTGGACGCGACGGGCGTCTGGCTCAGCGATATGTTCCGGCTGACGCTGTACACCGCGCCGGGAGCCGAGGGCAACTGGGCGGCCAACTGGACCGGCTTCTGGTGGGCCTGGTGGGCCGCCTGGAGCATCTTCGTCGGCAGTTTCGTCGCCCGCGTCTCGAAGGGGCGGACCATCCGGGAGATGTTCGCCGTGCTCGTCGTCGTCCCGACGGTCTTCACGTGGATCCAGCACGGCCTCATCGGTGGCTGGGTGCTCGCGCCGGGCTATCAGGAACCGGTCGCCGAAGCGATGGCCTCGGCGGGCAATCCCGCAGCCATCGCGAGAGCGCTCGAGATCACGCCGTTCGGCACGGTGCTCGCGGTGCTGTTCGTCCTCATCATCGCCGGCTACATCATCACGTCGCTCGACTCGGCGGTGTTCATGATCTCGGCCATTACGCTGGGCGACGAGAACCCCAACCCGCGAAACCGCGCGTGGTGGGGCGCGCTGCTCGCGCTCTTCGGGATGATGTCACTCCGACTCGAGGAGTTCAGCGCCATCGAGTCGCTCTCGGTGACCATGGCGCTCCCGTTCTCGCTGTTCCTGTTGCTCATCCTGTATGGCAGTTACGTCGTGGCCCGGGACTACGTCCGGGACGACGAGCGGGAACGATTGGGTCCCCAGACGGTCCGCCGGCAGCGGACTACCCGCAGCGTGACTGACGACGATTGAGCGAGCGCCCCGTCGGAGCCGAAGTTAAGACGGTGGCGTCCTTACGCCGACCCGTGTGTACGCTCACGCTCGCCTGGCAGGTCTTCGACGACGCGCCGGTCGCTGTCGCCGCGAACCGTGACGAGGCGCTCGAGCGCGAGGCGCTGCCGCCCGCCGTCTACAGTGAGGAGCCGCTGATCGTCGCGCCGAGCGACGCCGAGGCCGGTGGCACCTGGATCGGCTACAACGAGTACGGCGTCTTCGTCGGTATCACGAACAAGTGGACCGACGCCGATCTCGCCGGCGAGCGCTCTCGGGGATTGCTCGTCGCCGACGTACTCGAGGCACGCTCCGCCGCGGATGCGAAATCGATCGTCGAAGCGGCGACCGACGCCGACGAGTACGACGGCTTCTACCTCGTCGTGGCCGACGCGGCGGACGCGTTCTGTTACGAGTGGGACGGCGCGCTCTCCCTGACCGAGTTCGAGCCGGGGATTCACGTCGTCGTCAACGTCGCCATCGACGACGCGGTCGACGTCCCGTCGATCCGTCCGTCTGCAGGTCGAGCGCAAGCAGCGAACGCGAAATCAGTGCGAGAGGCGCTCGCGGCCGAGTCCGGAGAGACCGCTGCGGCGTGGCTCGAGCGGGCGGGTGACGTGCTCGGCGACCACGAGTTCGGCGTCTGCATCCACCGAAATGGGTTCGGGACGCGATCGTCGTCGCTGATCGCGCTCGGTCCGGAGACGGCGCGATACGCCTTCGCACCGGGGCCGCCGTGTCGAACGAGCTACAACGACGTATCCGTCAGAACCAGCGACGATGCGACCGATCCCGAACACG is a window encoding:
- a CDS encoding J domain-containing protein; the protein is MGESYYEVLEVGSDATRDEIESAYRERVLETHPDHSDDPDAAERFQRVTTAKSVLTDGAERARYDRLGHDAYVGLARGPAGGEPPSGGDHANGAADSSGTDTVGSATDNGGATAAGRRKSGRSSGARTNRRTRSGTDGDGGARAGTHHARQRSNRQRRRKKRRATGDWPFDGDRSHPNGSPNSGSTAGPGDAADADGDGGSGFRYAVHDWDGAVDLEWEGQPIDGTTAVTVGSIAFLYPMLVVASLTPLFSLPVNVTVAACTLLLIGYLLTTPRVAMITFGVWSVLFPAGMVGFSLVDPLSLLGLLALGFAWVPFGYAVALWWALRP
- a CDS encoding 1,4-dihydroxy-2-naphthoyl-CoA synthase; the encoded protein is MVSELFDPEQWESVADLNDEFEDITYHRAIDSGTVRIAFDRPDVRNAFRPGTVDELYDALDHAKRQTDVGCILLTGNGPSSKDGGWAFCSGGDQTIRGEDGYQYEGDEERASEQGRLHILEVQRLIRHIPKVVVCVVPGWAVGGGHSLHVVCDLTLASEEHAKFLQTDPDVASYDAGFGSAYLAKQIGQKKAREVFFLGKTYDAEEAAEMGMVNEAVPHEELEATALEWGERINSKSPTAMRMLKYAFNMTDDGMVGQQVFAGEATRLGYMTDEAAEGRDAFVEGRDPDFDDYPWHY
- a CDS encoding mandelate racemase/muconate lactonizing enzyme family protein, with the protein product MSQIGDLSLEYRSFSLPLAEPLKTADGTIDSRDGFLVRLVDESSDTDANGTGGGVPPEPAVGYGEATPLQGWTESLEDCERALERAWDALRTGGPSEALETVDRQVAARHALSLALADLQATRESTPLYRYLGQGPMVGRVPVNATIGDGSPAETVSEARRAVDRGFDCCKLKVGIRSVEDDIERVRRVRDAVGPNVELRADANEAWTYEEAESALDAFADLGVSILEQPLPAGALEGHADLRAMSRGVSIALDEGLLEHGVDSICEADAADVVVLKPMALGGIDVARKVAAWLTELDITPLVTTTIDGVVARTGAVHLAAAIPDVPACGLATGELLAADLGRDPVLLEKGSAVVPQAKGLGVSDVWSER
- a CDS encoding class I adenylate-forming enzyme family protein — translated: MTPAPVDWPTRDPIAHRAAATPQRTALLDIETDAAWSFREFDRRVDRAASALESTVLERSDAERGDSQRIGVLMDTRPEFATLFFAAMRTGTTVVPLNVRETTGELIGKAERTDITAVVCERATEAAALEIAAETESVDVRSVDEPTDDRTGSLLSSELSDAAETDRELDGRSVEPVPLERDDTQLLMFTSGTSGEPKGVQLTVGNLVASATASAFRLGVLPSDRWLCCLPMYHMGGLAPVLRSALYGTPVVIQREFGGESTARVLEEYDITGVSLVPTMCKRLLEAGWEPADALRFVLLGGAPASSELLERCRTADVPVHPTYGMTETASQIATATPAEIDAHDGTVGQPLLFTDVSVVDETGTTVGPDEEGELVVSGPTVTPGYLDEANTASAFGERGLHTGDVGYRDADGRLWILNRRSDRIVTGGENVDPGAVVAVLRSHPRVADAAVVGLTDEEWGERVAALVVPNPEIDSDGRLERSLLAHCDDRLAGFKRPKTIGFADELPRTASGTVDRDAVRDRLLEDGNDPAESS
- a CDS encoding BCCT family transporter; translated protein: MNTGKLLGLEDASRAERALFFVTMGVMLSLGGFGFLRPSLLSSVLTGAKGWILTYFGWWFILLGFVLLIAVFAFTVSRYGRLRIGGPDAEPEFGLFSWLSMVFTVGFGASVLIWGVAEPVSIVQHPPPDPAPVQGASVESMALAFMFIHEVFPGLAMWYLPVAIAFGIVVYTDGVGEYKISSMLTGVVDKDRIPGLYWLVDLAALIATIGGISTTLGFSAQTMSAILSRVFGLDATVLTYAVFALIGAVFLADVWLGLRKGIRNAARATVVLIGVAMAVLVVVGPTLYMLELSLDATGVWLSDMFRLTLYTAPGAEGNWAANWTGFWWAWWAAWSIFVGSFVARVSKGRTIREMFAVLVVVPTVFTWIQHGLIGGWVLAPGYQEPVAEAMASAGNPAAIARALEITPFGTVLAVLFVLIIAGYIITSLDSAVFMISAITLGDENPNPRNRAWWGALLALFGMMSLRLEEFSAIESLSVTMALPFSLFLLLILYGSYVVARDYVRDDERERLGPQTVRRQRTTRSVTDDD
- a CDS encoding NRDE family protein, with protein sequence MCTLTLAWQVFDDAPVAVAANRDEALEREALPPAVYSEEPLIVAPSDAEAGGTWIGYNEYGVFVGITNKWTDADLAGERSRGLLVADVLEARSAADAKSIVEAATDADEYDGFYLVVADAADAFCYEWDGALSLTEFEPGIHVVVNVAIDDAVDVPSIRPSAGRAQAANAKSVREALAAESGETAAAWLERAGDVLGDHEFGVCIHRNGFGTRSSSLIALGPETARYAFAPGPPCRTSYNDVSVRTSDDATDPEHGGHETDEDSALEGEGHI